The following are from one region of the Capsicum annuum cultivar UCD-10X-F1 chromosome 1, UCD10Xv1.1, whole genome shotgun sequence genome:
- the LOC107871257 gene encoding probable LRR receptor-like serine/threonine-protein kinase At3g47570: protein MVVRTIIIAFLVLLTYLSDTNAANISTDEAALLAFKAHITSDPNEILSKNWTKETNICNWIGISCSEMQQRVTSLVLKSFGFRGSIAKEIGNLSFLSFLDIGNNSFHGQIPHEIGRLRHLKYLSLQMNNLTGQIPESLGSFLTKLEVLDLSENDLFGNVPFSIFNVSSLKLIDLGLNQINGNLPRGFCTRLPNLQSLLLSKNQLTGQISSELNQCKQLVYLSLSHNQLTGSLPRDMWNLTKLQGSFLGWNNLTGRIPSEIDNLSALRSLSLRRSNLEGILPPSIGNLSNLEMIDLGQNSVHGGIPLEFGHLVNLKEVYLGANRLMGEVPRRMYNISGLEKISFVANELSGTLPSNIGHSLPNLVGLYLAENQFTGLIPTSIVNSTKLIHLDLGRNLFSGTVPMNLGKLQQLQFISFQVNRLMNDPSMSELSFLTSLSNCKLLKTVQIGGNQFNGTLPKSVSSGNWSFSLEYFIAPDNGITGNIPINISNLRNLEWLSLGNNKLIGSIPPDIGNLRNLQRFNLQNNNLDGIIPTSLCNTENVYQIFLGKNQLSGELPSCFGNITSLRELYLDSNALISHIPSTLWRNKDISILDLSSNLLNGSLPIEMGSSRSLRILHLYGNQFSGRIPSMIGQLQSLVSLSLSANMLDGPIPELFEDLVSLEYLDLSSNNLSGMIPMSLTNLAHLLHFNVSFNGLMGEIPDGGPFVNFTAESFMGNPALCGSSRFHVMQCRVSRLTRTRKSRILISVVASVSPGVLVTIIFFVWFLNCRKRSKELPLFDTFGQVYRRISYSDIAQGTGNFDEANLIGRGNLGLVYKGTLADGMVVAIKVFNTELQHAFRSFDVECQVLRSIRHRNLVKVISSCASFDYKVLVLEYMPNENLESWIHSPDKFLDLTQRLKVMIDVASAMEYLHGGHLFVIVHCDLKPSNILLDGAMVAKVSDFGISKLLTAETLIAHTKTLGTIGYMAPEYGSEGKVSTKGDVYSFGILLMETFTRKSPVDDLFVGDFTLKRWVCQSLPNRLVDVVDINLFTLDEENFTSKERCFKSIIELALACTNDLPEERICMEHITVRLKKILTQFQQNVVSCDRLNGSEC, encoded by the exons ATGGTTGTGAGAACTATTATTATAGCATTCCTAGTTTTGTTAACATACCTCTCAGATACTAATGCGGCGAACATTTCAACTGATGAAGCTGCTCTTTTGGCTTTCAAAGCTCATATAACTTCAGACCCCAATGAAATATTGTCAAAAAACTGGACAAAAGAGACTAACATTTGCAATTGGATAGGCATATCTTGCAGTGAAATGCAACAAAGAGTGACATCATTAGTCCTTAAAAGCTTTGGATTTAGAGGTTCAATAGCTAAAGAAATTGGGAACCTCTCATTCCTTAGCTTTTTGGACATTGGAAACAACAGTTTCCATGGACAAATCCCCCATGAAATCGGGCGTCTGAGGCACTTGAAATACTTGTCTTTGCAAATGAATAATCTCACTGGTCAAATCCCAGAAAGCCTTGGATCATTTCTCACAAAGCTTGAAGTGCTTGATCTTTCTGAAAATGATCTCTTTGGAAATGTTCCATTTTCCATTTTCAATGTGTCTTCCTTAAAGCTCATTGATTTGGGACTAAATCAGATTAATGGGAATCTGCCAAGGGGATTTTGTACTAGACTTCCAAATCTGCAAAGTTTGTTACTCTCAAAAAATCAATTAACAGGCCAAATCTCAAGTGAGCTGAATCAATGCAAACAACTTGTTTACCTTTCCTTGTCACATAATCAGCTCACAG GAAGTTTGCCAAGAGACATGTGGAATTTGACAAAGCTTCAAGGTTCATTTCTTGGATGGAACAATTTAACAG GACGTATTCCCAGTGAAATTGACAATCTATCAGCACTTCGAAGTTTAAGTCTACGAAGGAGCAATTTGGAGGGAATTCTTCCACCATCTATAGGAAATTTGTCAAATCTAGAGATGATAGACCTAGGTCAGAACAGTGTACATGGTGGCATTCCTCTGGAGTTTGGACATCTTGTTAATTTGAAAGAAGTCTATCTTGGTGCAAACAGATTAATGGGTGAAGTTCCAAGGCGTATGTACAACATATCTGGACTAGAAAAGATTTCATTTGTAGCAAATGAGCTTTCAGGAACACTTCCCTCAAACATAGGCCATAGCCTTCCAAATCTTGTAGGCCTTTATCTTGCGGAAAACCAGTTCACCGGACTGATCCCTACCTCCATTGTGAATTCCACCAAGCTTATCCATCTTGATCTTGGTCGCAATCTGTTTAGTGGAACTGTACCTATGAATCTTGGAAAGCTACAACAGCTTCAATTCATCAGCTTTCAAGTAAATCGATTGATGAATGATCCATCTATGAGCGAGTTAAGTTTTCTTACTTCATTATCTAATTGCAAGTTATTGAAGACAGTTCAAATCGGAGGCAACCAATTCAATGGAACTCTTCCAAAATCCGTAAGTTCTGGAAACTGGTCATTTTCCCTTGAATATTTCATTGCCCCTGATAATGGTATCACAGGAAATATACCGATTAACATCAGTAACTTGAGGAACCTGGAGTGGTTAAGTTTGGGAAACAATAAGCTTATAGGTTCTATTCCTCCAGATATTGGGAACTTGAGGAATTTACAAAGGTTTAATCTGCAGAATAACAATTTAGATGGAATTATACCGACTAGCTTGTGTAACACGGAAAATGTGTACCAAATTTTCTTGGGAAAAAATCAACTTTCTGGGGAATTACCAAGTTGCTTTGGAAATATTACTTCTTTAAGAGAACTCTACCTAGATTCCAATGCACTAATTTCCCATATTCCATCAACTCTTTGGAGGAACAAAGATATCTCAATTCTCGATTTGTCCTCCAATTTGCTGAATGGATCTCTTCCGATAGAAATGGGAAGCTCAAGGAGTCTGCGGATATTGCATTTATATGGTAACCAGTTCTCTGGTCGGATTCCTAGCATGATTGGCCAGCTACAAAGTTTGGTTAGCCTTTCATTGTCAGCGAATATGTTAGATGGTCCTATACCTGAATTATTTGAAGATTTGGTTTCATTGGAATATTTGGATCTTTCTAGCAACAATTTATCAGGTATGATCCCCATGTCCTTGACGAATCTTGCGCATCTCCTTCATTTCAACGTCTCGTTCAATGGGCTCATGGGTGAAATTCCAGATGGAGGGCCATTTGTAAATTTTACAGCTGAATCATTCATGGGTAACCCTGCGTTATGTGGATCATCACGCTTCCATGTGATGCAATGCAGAGTCAGTCGCCTTACAAGAACAAGAAAGAGCAGAATCTTAATTTCTGTTGTCGCATCAGTTTCCCCGGGAGTTTTAGTCACCATCATTTTCTTCGTTTGGTTTCTGAATTGCCGAAAAAGGAGTAAAGAACTTCCTCTATTTGATACATTTGGTCAAGTATATAGGAGGATTTCGTACTCTGACATTGCTCAAGGGACAGGCAACTTCGATGAAGCAAACTTGATTGGTAGGGGAAACCTTGGTTTGGTGTACAAAGGGACACTTGCAGATGGAATGGTTGTGGCAATTAAGGTATTCAATACAGAACTGCAACATGCGTTTAGAAGTTTTGATGTGGAGTGTCAAGTTTTACGTAGCATTCGACATAGAAACCTAGTTAAGGTGATAAGCAGTTGTGCCAGTTTTGATTATAAAGTGTTGGTGCTAGAGTACATGCCCAATGAAAACCTCGAATCTTGGATTCACTCTCCCGACAAATTTTTGGATTTAACTCAAAGATTAAAGGTTATGATTGATGTAGCTTCTGCTATGGAGTATTTACATGGAGGTCATTTGTTTGTAATCGTCCATTGTGATTTGAAACCAAGTAACATACTTTTGGATGGAGCTATGGTGGCAAAAGTGAGTGACTTTGGGATATCCAAACTTCTAACAGCCGAGACGCTAATAGCACATACCAAGACCTTGGGTACTATCGGCTACATGGCACCAG AGTATGGTTCCGAAGGCAAAGTATCAACCAAGGGAGATGTTTATAGCTTTGGTATTTTGTTAATGGAGACTTTTACAAGAAAGAGCCCTGTGGACGATCTATTCGTTGGAGACTTCACCTTGAAAAGATGGGTATGCCAATCATTACCAAACCGATTGGTGGATGTAGTGGACATTAATCTATTTACACTGGACGAAGAAAATTTTACTTCTAAAGAGAGATGCTTCAAATCAATCATTGAATTAGCTCTTGCATGCACAAATGATTTGCCTGAAGAGAGAATTTGTATGGAACATATTACTGTGAGACTCAAGAAGATCCTAACTCAATTTCAGCAAAATGTTGTAAGTTGTGACAGGCTAAACGGTAGTGAGTGCTGA